The region CTTTTTTCTTCGCCTCTTCAGCATTCATTCTTTTTGCTTGTTCTTGCGAGCTAATTAAAGTTACATTATATAATTGAACAAGAGCTATAAGTTTTTTTATATTTGCTGATGAAGGAGCTTTTGGAAAGATTTTGATAAGTTTTTCATAAGTAAGAATCGAATCTTTGTATTCTTTTACAATAGTTTCAATATCTTTATTTAAATCTTTTGTACTCATAAATGGGTGTTCCTCATATGTTGAAAGATAAGTCAGATATTATACCGAAATTTTTTAAAAATCACTTTAAGAGATTCTCTTTAATCTATAATTTTTAAAATTTTAGGTAAAATGCAGAGTTTTAGAAAATGAAATTAAAAAAAAAGTACTAAACTTAAGGAAATATAATATGAGTAAGATTACTGGAAAAGTTTGGAATTTTGGAGCAAATATTGATACTGATGTTATCATTGCTGCAAGATATTTAAATAGTTCAGATCCAGAACATTTAGCAAAATATGTAATGGAGGATGTAGATCCTGATTTCCCAAAGAAATTACAAAAAGGTGATATTATTGTTGCAGGTGAAAACTTTGGTTGTGGTTCAAGTAGAGAGCATGCACCAATCGCACTAAAAGCAGCAGGTGTTGCTGCTGTAGTTGCTCCATCATTTGCAAGAATTTTTTATAGAAATGCATTTAATATGGGGCTTCCAATTTTTGAATTACCTGAATCATTAGAGATTAAAGAGGGTGAAGAGATTTCAATTGATTTAGCTGAAGGAATTATTACAAATAATACTAAAAATAAAACATATAAATTTATTCCAATTCCTGAATTTATGCAAGAACTAATTCAAACTGGTGGATTAATCAATTATGCAAAAGCTGAAATGAAAAAGGAAAGTAAATAATGAAAAAATATGATATCTCAGTAATCAAAGGTGATGGTATTGGTCCAGAAATTGTTGATGAAGCTATAAAAGTTTTAGATGCGGTTTCATATTCTTGTGGATTTACTTTAGAATATAAAGAATATTTAATGGGTGGTATCGCTATTGATGTTACTGGAACTCCATTACCAGATGAGACTGTAAAAGGTGTATTAGATTCAGATGCTTGTCTTTTTGGTGCAATTGGTGGAGAAAAATGGGATACTCTTCCAAGAGATTTAAGACCAGAAACTGGACTTTTAAATTTTAGAGAAAAAATGGGTGTATTTGCAAACTTAAGACCAGCAATTATTTATGATGAGTTAGTAAATGCATCAACTCTTAAACCAGAAGTTATCGAGGGTGTTGATATTATGGTTGTAAGAGAACTTATTGGTGGAATCTATTTTGGTAAGCCAAGAGAAAATGATGGTTTCAAAGCTTTCAATACTATGGTATATACTAAACCTGAAATTGAAAGAATAGGTAAACAAGCATTTGAATTAGCTATGAAAAGAGATAAAAAAGTTTGTTCAGTTGATAAAGCAAATGTTCTAGAGGTTTCTCAATTATGGAGAGATACTATGGAAGAGGTAGCACGTGATTATCCTGAAGTTGAATTATCTCATATGTATGTTGACAATGCAGCTATGCAACTAGTTAGAAATCCAAAACAATTTGATGTTATTGTAACTGGAAATATTTTTGGAGATATTCTTTCTGATACAGCTTCAATGGTTGTTGGTTCTATTGGATTATTACCATCAGCTTCAACTGGTGAGAAAACAGCAATTTATGAGCCAATTCATGGTTCTGCTCCTGATATTGCAGGACAAGGAATCGCAAATCCAATTGCAACAATTGAAAGTGCTGGAATGATGTTAAGATACTCTTTAGGTGAATCAGAAGCAGCAGATAAAATTGATGCAGCTATTAAAAAAGCACTAAAAGATGGATATAGAACAAAAGATTTAGCAGCATATGATGCTAAAGAGGTTGTATCAACAGCAGAAATGGGTGATATAATCGCAAACAATATTACACTTGTATAATTATAGTTTAGGACTTTTGTCCTAAACTTCCCTCACTTTTAAAATTTTCAAATTATATTTTTTATAAATTTTATGATAAAATATTTAATTATTCTTATCTATTAAGATATCCCAAAATTTGGAATTCTATGAAAAAACAAGATACTTTAGAAAAAATTTTAATCCCCGTAATAATAACAGGTTTTTTATTTATTGTTAGTTTATATATTGGTATAAATATGATTGTAGGTTCATATATTGATGATCAAACAAAAATGTTTTTTGCTTTTTATATGACTTTATTACTAATTACACTTGTAATTATAGCTATATTTGTAACAAATAGATTTGTAAAAAAACCAATGATTGAGTTAACTGACTTTCTAGATAAAATTGAAAATGATCAATATGAATCTTTCAAAAAAAACTTTGATAATACAGATATTGATAACTTTGTTGTTCAAGTTAATAAATTAATCAAATATTTAGATAACAAAGATAAAAAAACAAATAATTTGATTGAAAACTTAAAAGATTCAAATAAATCATTAGAAGAGTATCAAAAGGCTGTTGATGCTTCTGCAATGATATTAAAGTTTGATGTGGATGGTAAAATCACATATGCAAATGATAAACTCCTGAAAAACACCTCATATAAAAAAGATGAATTAGTCAATAAAAACTATAATATTCTTAAACATAAAGATATGGATGAGCAATTTTTTATAAGTCTTTGGGATACAATTAAACAAAAAAATATCTGGAATGGTGAAGTTAAAAACATTGATAAAAACAATAATATTTTTTATACTTCAACTATAATTGTTCCTATCCTTGATTCAAATGAAGAGATTATTGAGTATCTTTCTTTTTCAATAGATATTACAAAACAAATAGAATCACTAAAAAAAGCAAAAGAGGCAGAGGCTTCAAAATCAATATTCTTAGCAAATATGTCCCATGAGATTAGGACACCATTAAATGGTATTTTAGGATTTGCAAAGCTTCTTGAAAGCTCACAACTACCTAAAAAAGAAAAAGGTTATATCAATATTATAAATAGTAGTGCTAAATCTTTACTTGGAATTATCAATGATATCTTAGATATTTCAAAAATTGAAAGTGGAAAAATTGAATTAGAAAAAAGAAGATTTAATCCTTTTAAAGAGTTTGAACCAGCTATTGAACTTTTTGTTGCAAAAGCAAATGAAAAAAGTATAGATATACTATTTTATATCGATCCTAGTTTACCAAGTTCTATAATAGGGGACTCCTTAAAAGTTAAACAAGTACTTTCTAATCTAATTGGAAATGCAATAAAATTTACACCAGAACATGGTGATATTACTATACGTATAGAAGAAACAGAAAAAACTGATAAAAAAGTAAAAATACTTTTTAGTATAAAAGATAGTGGTATAGGTATAGCAAAAGAGAACCAAAAACTAATATTTGACCCATTTTCACAAGCAGATAGTAGTGTTACTAGAAAATTTGGAGGTACAGGTCTTGGGCTTAGTATTAGTTCAAATATTATTTCACTAATGGGTTCAGAAATCCATTTGGATAGTCAAGAAGATAAAGGAAGTGAGTTTTATTTTGAGCTTGAATTAGATTATGAAAAAAGTAAAAATCTATATCCTCAAATAGATACAAGTTCTAAAATTGCAATCTATTGTGAAGAGTATGATTGTACATCTCAATTAGGAATAGCAAAAAAATATTTAGCAAATTATAGTAATCCTGAAGTTACAAACACGGTTAAAGGTTTAAATGATTATAGTCTAATAATTGGTTGGTATGAAGAACTAACCTCTTTAAATTTAGATAAAATAGATATTCCATTGATTTTTATTAGTGATTATAAAGATAAAAATTTAGAAATATCAAATGAACATAGAATAATAAAGTCACCAATAAATCAGTCTAAACTATATGATGCTATTGTAGATATTTTAAATCCAGATCTTAAAGAAGATGTTCAAATAGATACCCAACTAATAGAAAATTCAAATATTTTAGCTCTTGTTGTAGAAGATAATCCAGTAAATCAACATCTAATGGAAGCTATGCTTTCACAGAAAAAAATAAAATCAAAATCTGCTGATAATGGACAAATTGCAGTTGATAAAATTAAATCTGGTTTGGTTTTTGACATTATTTTTATGGATATTAATATGCCTGTTATGAATGGAATTGATGCTACCCATGAGATATTAAAATTTGAGCAGGAAAACAATCTTGAACATACACCAATAATTGCATTAACTGCAAATGCTTTATCTGGAGATAAAGAGAAGTTTTTAAAAGAGGGGATGGATGGATATATACCTAAACCTTTTGAAGAGTATATGTTAGATGATGTACTAAATAACTTCTTAAATTTAAAAAAGAAAGAAGAGAGTAAAGATTCAAATAAAATTATTGAAGTAGATGTTGATGAGTTTGATATAGATATTGAGAATTTTGAATATTCAATTGAAGAGAGTGCAAATAATTTAAAACTAAAACTTCCTATTTTTAAAACTATTCTAAAAACGTTTATAACTTCAATAAATTTAGATTTAGAAAAATTAGATGAAGCAATTGAAAAAAATGATTATAAAGAGATTCAATCTATTGCTCATAAAATAAAAGGTGCTTCGGGAAATCTTAAAATGGATACAATATTTAAGCTAACAAAAGATATTGAATATCTTGCTAAAGATAAAACTGACATTGATTATAAACAGAAGTATGAACAACTAGTTTTATTAATTGATAAAATAAAAGAAGTTTATGAGAAAAGTTAATCTAAAAGATTAACTAACTCTTCGCAAAATATATCAAAAGAGGGTAAGTTTAAATCACTCTCTCTTTGTTTTTTCCCCCACATAGGTTCGGGAAAATATGAATCCTCTTTGAACCTAGCCATTATATGAAAATGTACATGAGGTACATAGTTTCCAAAAGAAGCAATATTTATTTTTTCTGGATTATAATAAGCTAGCATCTTTTTTTCAATAACATCTAAAATATTAAAAATCTCTTGTTTTATATTTGTAGGACATTGTGATAACTCTTTATAATTGTCATTTGTAAATATTTTAAGCCAAGGTATTTCACTCTCTTCAATTTGTACATTAATATATTCATTCGTGAAGATCGTCATATATTTTCCTTATTTTATCAATTGAATTTAAAAACAAATCAACCAAAATAGGGTCAAAGTGTTTACCTTTTTGTGAGATTAAAAAATCTGATGCCTCTTCAAAACTCCACGATTTTTTGTAGGGTCTTACTGAAGTTAAAGCATCAAATACATCTGTAATAGAAACAATTCTAGCACTAATAGGTATCTCATCACCCTTTTTTCCATTTGGATAGCCTGTCCCATCAAATTTTTCATGATGATTATAAGCTATTTTCTCACCCTCTATTAAATATGGACTTTGTGTATCTTTTAATATCTCTTTACCAATAAAAGCATGAGAACGCATTATTTTTGTTTCTTCTTCATCTAGAAATGATTCTTTTAATAATATACTATCTGGAATTCCAATTTTTCCAATATCATGGAAAGGGGAAGAGTAAAATATAATCTCTTGCATCTTTTCATCTAATCCATACTCATTTGCAAGAACTTTTGAATAATGGGCAACTCTTGTTGTATGATTAGAAGTTTCCTCATCTTTGTATTCAGCAGCTCTTCCTAATACCATTAAAGTTTCATGTTCTCTATTTAAAATCTCTTTTGTAGCATACTCAACTTCACTTTCTAAATGTAATGCTTTATCTTTTAGTTTTAGCTGGGCTTCTCTTAAACTTATAAGGTTAAGACTTCGTGCTTTAAATTCTGCTATGTCTATAGGTTTAGATAAAAAATCAGTTGCTCCTGCTTCAAGGGCATTTAATTTTACCTCTTGTACATCTCCAACTGCTGTAATTACAACTATTGGGATCTCTTTGTGCTCTTTTCTAAATCTTTTAATCAGTTCTATACCATCAATTTCTGGCATCATATAATCAGTATACAATATATCAATATCGTTTTTTAATGCGTATTCCAATCCCTCTAAAGAGTTTTCAAAAGTAGTTATTGAAAGATTAAAATCAGCTGCATAAGCTTGTACTAACATTAAATTTACAGGTTCATCATCTATATATACAGCTTTTATATTTTCTAAATTCATTATAATGACCTTATATTAAAAGTGTATAGTACCAAATTTGATATTACAAAATAATAAATAAATATATAATGTAATTTTATAAAGTATACAATTAGAATTAAACAACATTTAAGCTAAAATTAATTATAATCCGTTTCCATTTTTCCAACCATAAGAGAATTTTTTATAAAATCTTTTTGTGTTTTATAAAGGGTTGGGAAGAACCAGAAAAACAAAAATGACCATGCAGATGTCTAGTTGTCTTTGTTTGCTCTGTTGATTTATAAACAAAGACTTTTGTTTTTCATTGAGCAGTTTTTCCCTGTTGGAAGTGGTAATATACACAAAAAGGACAGACTGATGAAAGTTAGAGCTTCAGTAAAGAAAATGTGTGATAAATGTAAAGTTATCAAAAGAAGAGGTATCGTAAGAGTAATCTGCGAAAACAAAAAACATAAACAGAGACAAGGATAATCGATGGCAAGAATTGCAGGTGTTGATTTACCAAACAAAAAAAGAATGGAGTATGCTTTAACATACATCTATGGAATTGGTTTACATAATTCAAGATTAATCTTAGATGCTGTTGGAATTGATTACAACAAAAGAGCACACGAACTAACAGAAGATGAAGCAGCAGCAATTAGACAAGAGATCCAAAAAAACTATATGGTTGAGGGTGATCTTAGAAAAAAAGTTGCTATGGACATCAAATCTTTAATGGACTTAGGTTCATACAGAGGTTTAAGACACAGAAAAGGTTTACCTTGTAGAGGGCAAAAGACTAAAACTAATGCTAGAACAAGAAAAGGTAAAAAGAAAACTGTTGGTGCAGCAGCTAAGTAAGGGATAACGAATGGCAAAAAGAAAAGTAACTAGAAAAAAAATAGTAAAAAAGAACATTGCTGACGGTATCGTTCATATTGCAGCAACATTCAACAACACAATGGTAACTGTAACTGATGCAGCG is a window of Halarcobacter sp. DNA encoding:
- a CDS encoding 3-isopropylmalate dehydratase small subunit, with amino-acid sequence MSKITGKVWNFGANIDTDVIIAARYLNSSDPEHLAKYVMEDVDPDFPKKLQKGDIIVAGENFGCGSSREHAPIALKAAGVAAVVAPSFARIFYRNAFNMGLPIFELPESLEIKEGEEISIDLAEGIITNNTKNKTYKFIPIPEFMQELIQTGGLINYAKAEMKKESK
- the leuB gene encoding 3-isopropylmalate dehydrogenase; its protein translation is MKKYDISVIKGDGIGPEIVDEAIKVLDAVSYSCGFTLEYKEYLMGGIAIDVTGTPLPDETVKGVLDSDACLFGAIGGEKWDTLPRDLRPETGLLNFREKMGVFANLRPAIIYDELVNASTLKPEVIEGVDIMVVRELIGGIYFGKPRENDGFKAFNTMVYTKPEIERIGKQAFELAMKRDKKVCSVDKANVLEVSQLWRDTMEEVARDYPEVELSHMYVDNAAMQLVRNPKQFDVIVTGNIFGDILSDTASMVVGSIGLLPSASTGEKTAIYEPIHGSAPDIAGQGIANPIATIESAGMMLRYSLGESEAADKIDAAIKKALKDGYRTKDLAAYDAKEVVSTAEMGDIIANNITLV
- a CDS encoding ATP-binding protein, which gives rise to MKKQDTLEKILIPVIITGFLFIVSLYIGINMIVGSYIDDQTKMFFAFYMTLLLITLVIIAIFVTNRFVKKPMIELTDFLDKIENDQYESFKKNFDNTDIDNFVVQVNKLIKYLDNKDKKTNNLIENLKDSNKSLEEYQKAVDASAMILKFDVDGKITYANDKLLKNTSYKKDELVNKNYNILKHKDMDEQFFISLWDTIKQKNIWNGEVKNIDKNNNIFYTSTIIVPILDSNEEIIEYLSFSIDITKQIESLKKAKEAEASKSIFLANMSHEIRTPLNGILGFAKLLESSQLPKKEKGYINIINSSAKSLLGIINDILDISKIESGKIELEKRRFNPFKEFEPAIELFVAKANEKSIDILFYIDPSLPSSIIGDSLKVKQVLSNLIGNAIKFTPEHGDITIRIEETEKTDKKVKILFSIKDSGIGIAKENQKLIFDPFSQADSSVTRKFGGTGLGLSISSNIISLMGSEIHLDSQEDKGSEFYFELELDYEKSKNLYPQIDTSSKIAIYCEEYDCTSQLGIAKKYLANYSNPEVTNTVKGLNDYSLIIGWYEELTSLNLDKIDIPLIFISDYKDKNLEISNEHRIIKSPINQSKLYDAIVDILNPDLKEDVQIDTQLIENSNILALVVEDNPVNQHLMEAMLSQKKIKSKSADNGQIAVDKIKSGLVFDIIFMDINMPVMNGIDATHEILKFEQENNLEHTPIIALTANALSGDKEKFLKEGMDGYIPKPFEEYMLDDVLNNFLNLKKKEESKDSNKIIEVDVDEFDIDIENFEYSIEESANNLKLKLPIFKTILKTFITSINLDLEKLDEAIEKNDYKEIQSIAHKIKGASGNLKMDTIFKLTKDIEYLAKDKTDIDYKQKYEQLVLLIDKIKEVYEKS
- a CDS encoding HIT family protein is translated as MTIFTNEYINVQIEESEIPWLKIFTNDNYKELSQCPTNIKQEIFNILDVIEKKMLAYYNPEKINIASFGNYVPHVHFHIMARFKEDSYFPEPMWGKKQRESDLNLPSFDIFCEELVNLLD
- a CDS encoding HD domain-containing phosphohydrolase translates to MNLENIKAVYIDDEPVNLMLVQAYAADFNLSITTFENSLEGLEYALKNDIDILYTDYMMPEIDGIELIKRFRKEHKEIPIVVITAVGDVQEVKLNALEAGATDFLSKPIDIAEFKARSLNLISLREAQLKLKDKALHLESEVEYATKEILNREHETLMVLGRAAEYKDEETSNHTTRVAHYSKVLANEYGLDEKMQEIIFYSSPFHDIGKIGIPDSILLKESFLDEEETKIMRSHAFIGKEILKDTQSPYLIEGEKIAYNHHEKFDGTGYPNGKKGDEIPISARIVSITDVFDALTSVRPYKKSWSFEEASDFLISQKGKHFDPILVDLFLNSIDKIRKIYDDLHE
- the rpmJ gene encoding 50S ribosomal protein L36; the encoded protein is MKVRASVKKMCDKCKVIKRRGIVRVICENKKHKQRQG
- the rpsM gene encoding 30S ribosomal protein S13, whose protein sequence is MARIAGVDLPNKKRMEYALTYIYGIGLHNSRLILDAVGIDYNKRAHELTEDEAAAIRQEIQKNYMVEGDLRKKVAMDIKSLMDLGSYRGLRHRKGLPCRGQKTKTNARTRKGKKKTVGAAAK